A single genomic interval of Plantibacter sp. Leaf314 harbors:
- a CDS encoding cysteine desulfurase family protein yields MVVYLDHAATTPVRPEVIDAYAAAMATVGNPASIHGPGQQARRLLEEARERIAQTLGCDPIELVFTSGGTESINLALKGLYWHRQRDRRRTAVLAPAGEHHATLDTVEWLERHEAATAVWSPLDHLGAVSLERTAELYAEHGDDVAVATALWANNEVGTIQPAERLAALAAAAGVPFHLDAVSAYGHLPIDLAGLRAASGSTGAGGLVAISVSAHKIGGPVGVGALVVSRAAVVEPLQHGGGQQRGLRSGTQDVAAAIGFAVAAEATERERVAEQQRLLALRDRLTAGVRSAVPEAELTGDPVERLASNVHLVLPGTQGDSMLFLLDLAGVAVSTGSACQAGVPEPSHVLLAMGRSESDARAALRITLGRTTTEDDVDRFLQALPSAYAQASRAGSADRDTALGARP; encoded by the coding sequence ATGGTGGTGTACCTGGACCACGCCGCCACGACCCCCGTGCGTCCCGAGGTCATCGACGCCTACGCGGCCGCCATGGCCACCGTCGGGAACCCAGCGTCGATCCACGGACCCGGCCAACAGGCGCGCCGCCTCCTCGAGGAGGCTCGCGAGCGCATCGCGCAGACCCTCGGCTGCGACCCGATCGAACTCGTCTTCACCTCGGGCGGCACCGAGTCCATCAACCTCGCCCTCAAGGGGCTCTACTGGCACCGCCAACGGGACCGTCGGCGCACCGCGGTGCTCGCACCCGCCGGCGAGCACCACGCCACCTTGGACACCGTCGAGTGGCTCGAACGCCACGAGGCGGCGACGGCGGTGTGGTCTCCACTCGACCACCTCGGAGCCGTCTCACTCGAACGCACGGCGGAGCTGTACGCCGAGCACGGCGACGACGTCGCCGTCGCCACGGCCCTCTGGGCGAACAACGAGGTCGGCACCATCCAGCCTGCCGAACGACTCGCGGCGCTCGCCGCAGCGGCAGGCGTGCCGTTCCACCTGGACGCCGTGTCGGCGTACGGGCATCTGCCGATCGATCTGGCCGGCCTGCGTGCCGCCTCCGGTTCGACCGGGGCCGGCGGTCTCGTGGCGATCAGCGTGTCCGCGCACAAGATCGGCGGCCCGGTGGGGGTCGGCGCCCTGGTGGTCAGTCGGGCGGCGGTGGTGGAGCCCTTGCAGCACGGCGGTGGCCAGCAGCGCGGACTCCGCTCCGGTACCCAGGACGTCGCGGCCGCGATCGGGTTCGCCGTCGCCGCCGAGGCGACTGAGCGGGAGCGGGTCGCCGAGCAACAGCGATTGCTGGCGCTCCGGGACCGGCTCACCGCGGGCGTCCGTTCCGCGGTGCCCGAGGCTGAACTCACCGGCGACCCCGTGGAACGACTGGCCTCGAACGTGCACCTCGTCCTCCCGGGGACCCAGGGCGACTCCATGCTGTTCCTCCTCGACCTCGCCGGGGTCGCGGTGTCCACGGGCTCTGCGTGTCAGGCCGGTGTCCCCGAACCGTCCCACGTCCTGCTCGCCATGGGGCGCTCGGAGTCGGACGCCCGCGCGGCTCTGCGGATCACGCTCGGCAGGACGACGACCGAGGACGACGTCGACCGCTTCCTGCAGGCGCTTCCCTCGGCCTATGCACAGGCGAGCCGGGCCGGCTCCGCGGATCGCGACACGGCGCTCGGCGCGCGGCCCTGA
- the mnmA gene encoding tRNA 2-thiouridine(34) synthase MnmA: MKVLAAMSGGVDSAVAAARAVDAGHEVVGVHLALSRMPGTLRTGSRGCCTIEDSMDAQRAANLIGIPYYVWDFSERFKLDVVDDFIAEYRAGRTPNPCMRCNEKIKFAALLEKALDLGFDAVVTGHYATIVTSPEGDRELHRASAWAKDQSYVLGVLTAEQLAHSMFPLGATPSKAEVRAEAAERGFTVANKPDSHDICFIPDGDTKGWLGERVGTETGQVLDRDGAVVGSHEGAHAFTVGQRKGLHLGVPAPDGRPRFVLEVRPKDNTVVVGPKEALAIGEIAGSRYTWAGRAPAVGVDPIPCDVQIRAHADPVPAALALVDGELVVHPETPLDGVAPGQTAVLYSGTRVLGQFTIDRTVSAVPAGVGA; this comes from the coding sequence GTGAAGGTTCTGGCAGCGATGAGTGGTGGGGTCGATTCCGCCGTGGCAGCGGCACGCGCCGTCGATGCGGGCCATGAGGTGGTCGGGGTCCACCTGGCCCTCAGCCGGATGCCGGGCACGCTCCGGACCGGCAGCCGGGGGTGCTGCACCATCGAGGATTCGATGGACGCCCAGCGGGCGGCGAACCTCATCGGCATCCCGTACTACGTCTGGGACTTCTCCGAGCGCTTCAAGCTCGACGTCGTCGACGACTTCATCGCGGAGTATCGTGCGGGCCGCACGCCGAACCCATGCATGCGCTGCAACGAGAAGATCAAGTTCGCCGCACTGCTGGAGAAGGCGCTCGACCTCGGGTTCGACGCGGTCGTGACCGGCCACTACGCCACGATCGTCACGAGCCCCGAGGGCGATCGCGAGCTGCACCGCGCGAGCGCCTGGGCGAAGGACCAGTCGTACGTCCTGGGCGTGCTCACCGCCGAGCAGCTCGCGCACTCGATGTTCCCGCTCGGTGCGACGCCGTCGAAGGCCGAGGTACGTGCCGAGGCCGCGGAGCGCGGCTTCACCGTCGCGAACAAGCCCGACAGCCACGACATCTGCTTCATCCCCGACGGCGACACGAAGGGCTGGTTGGGGGAGCGGGTCGGCACCGAGACCGGCCAGGTCCTCGACCGCGACGGCGCGGTCGTCGGTTCGCACGAGGGCGCGCACGCGTTCACCGTCGGACAGCGCAAGGGGCTGCACCTCGGCGTACCGGCCCCGGACGGTCGTCCGCGCTTCGTCCTCGAGGTGCGTCCCAAGGACAACACCGTCGTGGTGGGGCCGAAGGAGGCTCTCGCCATCGGCGAGATCGCCGGCTCCCGGTACACCTGGGCGGGCCGTGCTCCGGCCGTCGGCGTGGACCCGATCCCGTGCGACGTCCAGATCCGTGCCCACGCCGACCCGGTCCCGGCCGCGCTGGCCCTGGTCGACGGCGAACTCGTCGTCCACCCGGAGACGCCGCTCGACGGGGTCGCGCCCGGACAGACCGCGGTGCTCTACAGCGGAACGCGCGTCTTGGGACAGTTCACGATCGACCGCACCGTCAGCGCTGTACCCGCCGGCGTCGGCGCCTGA